The Gammaproteobacteria bacterium genome contains a region encoding:
- a CDS encoding penicillin acylase family protein, which produces MRPIRISGFTRRPGVAIATFGFLAFISACADGPAASFEELARGQLPQIDGRIEVPGLEAEVEVLRDPWGIPHIYASGIDDLFFAQGFVQAQDRLWQMEMYRRAGEGRLSELLGAEALQHDRVARLLMFRGPFDDAEFTTYHPEGRRILEAFASGINAYIDHATAAGELPVEFLLTGLEPEYWSAETPLLRMQTAMPVADVRRELQLALRVADLGAEEANRQANPTPWRELAVPDGVDMSLISGEVLAGVTGFRNAMSSPPLAAPYDGWTGSEMALNLGARETSPGSNNWAIHGSHTASGHAIVANDPHRGVTNPSLRYVVHLDAPGWTTIGSTEPVLPGVAIGHNGRIAWGLTIVGTDQSDVYVEQVNPDNPKQVRWGDGWEEVRTITETVQVRDGEPVTLELEFSRHGPIFHRDPGNNLAYAMRSTMHEPGTTGYLAGLRLNVVSDCSAFLEEMRYWLAPTENMICGDADGNIAWQAAALSPSRPNWHGRLPVPGTGEYEWDGFRDDLPTEYNPERGWVGTANHDIHPPGYDPPLFFKTAGPFARFARVQEVLNAGSDFTLDDSRVLQQDAYSASGAAHAALFGGWTASDAAVETYRAELAAWNGVFDRDSRAAAIYRRIDGDVLDRAAGDGGGDSAAALEAALAAALDRIALDQGDDPAQWRWGRDHTNEFPHALVTAYDLPSAERSGGAGTVAATGATYRHIVDFADLDGSLFTNAPGQSGRPGSPYYGNLTDDWANREYFPMLFSREAVEAQAENRLVLAPGGS; this is translated from the coding sequence ATGCGCCCCATCCGTATCTCCGGATTCACCCGGCGCCCCGGCGTCGCCATCGCCACATTCGGCTTCCTGGCCTTCATCAGCGCGTGCGCGGATGGGCCCGCCGCGAGCTTCGAGGAGCTGGCCCGGGGGCAGCTGCCCCAGATCGACGGGCGTATCGAAGTTCCGGGACTCGAAGCCGAAGTCGAGGTCCTGCGCGATCCCTGGGGGATCCCCCACATCTACGCCTCGGGCATCGACGACCTGTTCTTCGCGCAGGGCTTCGTCCAGGCGCAGGACCGCCTCTGGCAGATGGAGATGTACCGGAGGGCCGGCGAGGGGCGGCTGAGCGAGCTGCTGGGCGCGGAGGCGCTGCAGCATGACCGCGTCGCGCGCCTGCTCATGTTCCGGGGTCCGTTCGACGACGCCGAGTTCACCACCTACCACCCGGAGGGCCGGCGCATCCTGGAGGCTTTCGCCTCGGGGATCAACGCGTACATCGACCATGCGACGGCGGCCGGGGAGCTGCCCGTGGAGTTCCTGCTCACGGGTCTGGAGCCCGAATACTGGAGCGCCGAGACGCCTTTGCTGCGCATGCAGACGGCGATGCCGGTGGCGGATGTGCGGCGGGAGCTGCAGTTGGCGCTGCGCGTGGCCGATCTGGGCGCGGAGGAAGCCAACCGGCAGGCGAATCCGACCCCGTGGCGGGAGCTGGCCGTCCCCGACGGCGTCGACATGTCGCTGATCTCGGGCGAAGTGCTGGCGGGCGTCACCGGGTTCCGCAACGCGATGAGCAGCCCGCCGCTGGCGGCGCCCTACGACGGCTGGACCGGGTCGGAGATGGCGCTCAACCTGGGGGCGCGCGAAACCTCCCCCGGGAGCAACAACTGGGCGATTCACGGGAGCCACACGGCGAGCGGCCATGCGATCGTGGCCAACGACCCGCATCGCGGGGTGACGAACCCGTCGCTCCGCTACGTGGTGCATCTGGACGCGCCCGGGTGGACCACAATCGGCTCGACCGAGCCGGTGCTGCCCGGCGTGGCCATCGGGCACAACGGACGCATCGCCTGGGGCCTCACCATCGTCGGCACCGACCAGTCCGACGTGTACGTCGAGCAGGTGAACCCGGACAACCCGAAGCAGGTGCGCTGGGGCGACGGCTGGGAGGAAGTGCGGACCATCACCGAAACCGTCCAGGTCAGGGACGGCGAGCCCGTGACCCTGGAACTCGAGTTCTCGCGGCACGGCCCGATCTTCCATCGGGATCCCGGGAACAACCTCGCCTACGCCATGCGCTCGACCATGCACGAACCGGGAACCACGGGATACCTGGCAGGTCTGCGGCTCAACGTGGTCTCCGACTGCAGCGCGTTTCTGGAGGAGATGCGCTACTGGCTGGCACCGACGGAGAACATGATCTGCGGCGACGCGGACGGGAACATCGCCTGGCAGGCCGCCGCGCTCTCGCCGAGCCGCCCCAACTGGCACGGGCGGCTGCCGGTGCCCGGGACCGGGGAATACGAATGGGATGGCTTCCGCGATGATCTGCCCACCGAGTACAACCCGGAGCGCGGCTGGGTGGGGACGGCCAACCACGACATCCACCCGCCGGGCTACGACCCGCCGCTCTTTTTCAAGACCGCCGGCCCCTTCGCCCGCTTCGCGCGCGTGCAGGAGGTGTTGAACGCGGGCAGCGACTTCACGCTCGACGACTCGCGGGTGCTCCAGCAGGACGCGTACTCGGCGTCGGGCGCGGCCCACGCGGCCCTCTTCGGGGGATGGACGGCGAGCGACGCGGCAGTGGAGACATACCGGGCCGAACTCGCGGCCTGGAACGGCGTCTTCGACCGCGACAGCCGGGCGGCCGCGATCTACCGCCGCATCGACGGGGACGTGCTCGACCGGGCGGCGGGCGATGGGGGCGGGGATTCAGCAGCCGCGCTGGAGGCGGCCTTAGCCGCCGCCCTGGACCGCATCGCACTCGACCAGGGCGACGACCCCGCCCAGTGGCGCTGGGGTCGCGACCACACGAACGAGTTCCCGCACGCCCTGGTGACGGCCTACGACCTGCCGTCGGCGGAGCGCTCCGGGGGCGCGGGCACGGTGGCGGCGACGGGGGCCACCTACCGGCACATCGTCGACTTCGCCGACCTGGACGGGTCGCTGTTCACCAACGCGCCGGGACAGTCTGGCCGGCCGGGAAGCCCCTACTACGGCAACCTCACCGATGACTGGGCCAACCGGGAGTACTTCCCGATGCTCTTCTCGCGCGAAGCCGTGGAGGCGCAGGCGGAGAATCGGCTGGTGCTGGCTCCGGGAGGGTCGTAA
- a CDS encoding NAD-dependent epimerase/dehydratase family protein encodes MNPTRRDFLRTAGVAGAGLGLGLGIPGIGLASSSGSRRRRAGTASGPRPQQAPTPKRLLILGGTGFIGPHMVRYAVERGHEVTIFTRGRAQADLPDVEHLIGDRAGDLGALEGRSWDVVLDNNTQNYRWAQLSTELLRDAVEQYIFVSSISAYISPGLAYEHKDRVLYEHIINEDSERFTPPDGWQDGDDAHYGLMKALSEDIAHAAFPGRATIVRPGLIVGPGDRTDRFTYWPLRIFEGGEVLAPGNPEHANQIIDQRDITEWIVRLAENGVAGDFNATGPAARMSMAEMLYGIRAATSTPVEFTWVPEDFLEAQGVRPFGDLPAWAPGADLMYVDIDRALAAGLTFRPLAETSRDTVDWDGTRPEDERLNRRAGISRAREREVLDAWRAAGA; translated from the coding sequence ATGAACCCGACGCGACGGGACTTCCTGCGCACAGCCGGCGTCGCCGGGGCCGGACTGGGACTCGGGCTGGGCATCCCCGGAATCGGCCTCGCCTCCAGCAGCGGTAGCCGCAGGCGTCGAGCCGGCACCGCATCCGGCCCGCGGCCCCAGCAGGCGCCCACGCCCAAGAGGCTCCTCATCCTGGGCGGCACCGGCTTCATCGGGCCGCACATGGTTCGCTACGCGGTGGAGCGCGGACACGAGGTGACCATCTTCACGCGAGGCCGGGCGCAGGCGGACCTGCCCGACGTGGAGCATCTCATCGGCGACCGCGCCGGGGACCTCGGGGCCCTCGAGGGGCGCAGCTGGGACGTCGTGCTCGACAACAACACCCAGAACTACCGCTGGGCGCAGTTGAGCACCGAACTGCTGCGGGACGCCGTCGAGCAGTACATCTTCGTCTCCTCGATTTCGGCCTATATCAGTCCCGGGCTCGCGTACGAGCACAAGGACCGCGTCCTCTACGAGCATATCATCAACGAGGACTCGGAGCGCTTCACGCCTCCCGACGGCTGGCAGGACGGGGACGACGCCCACTACGGGCTCATGAAGGCGCTGAGCGAGGACATCGCCCACGCCGCCTTCCCGGGGCGCGCCACCATCGTGCGTCCCGGCCTGATCGTGGGACCGGGCGACCGGACCGACCGCTTCACTTACTGGCCGCTGCGGATCTTCGAGGGCGGCGAGGTGCTCGCCCCCGGCAACCCCGAGCACGCCAACCAGATCATCGACCAGCGCGACATCACCGAATGGATCGTGCGCCTGGCCGAGAACGGGGTCGCCGGCGACTTCAACGCCACCGGCCCGGCCGCCCGCATGTCGATGGCCGAGATGCTCTACGGCATTCGCGCGGCCACCTCGACCCCGGTCGAGTTCACCTGGGTCCCCGAGGACTTCCTGGAGGCCCAGGGGGTGAGGCCCTTCGGCGATCTGCCGGCGTGGGCGCCCGGAGCCGACCTGATGTACGTGGACATCGACCGCGCACTCGCGGCCGGCCTCACCTTCCGTCCGCTGGCCGAGACCAGCCGCGACACCGTGGACTGGGATGGGACGCGGCCCGAGGACGAGCGCCTCAACCGGCGCGCCGGGATAAGCCGCGCGCGGGAGCGGGAGGTTCTGGATGCGTGGAGGGCGGCTGGCGCGTAA
- the merB gene encoding organomercurial lyase, translated as MRGHLYRRIRDSGLVPSRAELGEGLGAGAGEVDRALALLAESHVLVLDEAGDVRMAHPFSAVDTPFRVHAAGTDYWANCAWDALAIPLLLDVDGRTPTACPQSGAPIDLSVADGRVEPADGAVVRFPVPARRFWDDIGFT; from the coding sequence TTGCGCGGCCATCTGTATCGGCGCATTCGCGATTCGGGGCTCGTCCCCAGCCGTGCGGAACTGGGCGAGGGACTCGGAGCGGGAGCTGGCGAAGTGGACCGGGCGCTGGCTCTGCTCGCAGAATCTCACGTTCTGGTTCTGGACGAGGCGGGCGACGTGCGGATGGCCCATCCCTTTTCCGCCGTCGACACGCCCTTCCGCGTGCATGCCGCCGGGACCGACTATTGGGCCAACTGCGCCTGGGACGCACTCGCGATCCCGCTGCTCCTCGATGTCGACGGACGGACACCGACCGCCTGCCCCCAGTCCGGTGCTCCCATCGACCTGTCGGTTGCCGACGGGCGTGTCGAACCCGCCGATGGCGCCGTGGTTCGCTTCCCCGTGCCGGCCCGGCGTTTCTGGGACGACATCGGCTTCACCTGA
- a CDS encoding Type 1 glutamine amidotransferase-like domain-containing protein: protein MRIATVLVSLAAALAIAGCADPAPATSVEGPLEGCPDSGAGTTIGGFAGGSDATASPVRRLVLMGGGPEEDGAARRFVEAAAGGDVVVLRATGSLTSYPDYFSAELSPSPRPASVVTIRTDTPPLADHPSVLCRLDRAEAIWLAGGSQWDYLGRWPHPVHVAIREAWRRGAAMGGTSAGAVSMGEAAFDARHGTVTSAEALADPADVAVSVGPSNMPQPELRNMIVDSHFTERSREGRLLAFLGRLLAQHRSGSFVGIGIDEGAALEIEDDSYRVSSARGGAVWMYEATGPAVAQPGRPLSLDGIHRVRLADGASGRWPFLFEEAEGVQELVVEEGVVRVDAGSGAGAG, encoded by the coding sequence ATGAGAATCGCGACGGTGCTCGTCAGTCTGGCCGCGGCGCTGGCCATCGCCGGATGCGCCGATCCCGCGCCGGCCACCTCGGTGGAGGGTCCCCTGGAGGGCTGCCCCGACTCCGGCGCAGGCACAACCATCGGGGGCTTCGCGGGCGGCAGCGATGCCACCGCGTCTCCCGTCCGCCGGCTCGTGCTCATGGGAGGCGGCCCGGAGGAGGACGGCGCCGCGCGCCGTTTCGTCGAGGCGGCCGCCGGGGGCGATGTCGTCGTGTTGCGCGCGACCGGATCGCTGACCAGCTATCCGGACTACTTCTCGGCCGAGTTGAGTCCCAGCCCGCGCCCGGCCTCGGTGGTCACGATCCGCACCGACACGCCACCGCTGGCGGACCACCCGAGCGTCCTTTGCCGCCTCGACAGAGCGGAAGCGATATGGCTCGCGGGCGGAAGCCAGTGGGACTATCTGGGGCGATGGCCGCATCCGGTCCACGTCGCCATCAGGGAAGCGTGGCGTCGCGGCGCGGCCATGGGCGGAACAAGTGCGGGGGCGGTTTCGATGGGCGAGGCCGCATTCGATGCCCGGCACGGTACCGTCACATCGGCCGAGGCCCTGGCGGACCCGGCGGACGTCGCGGTCAGCGTCGGGCCATCCAACATGCCCCAGCCCGAGCTTCGCAACATGATCGTGGACTCCCACTTCACGGAACGCTCCCGCGAGGGGCGGCTGCTCGCGTTCCTCGGGCGCCTGCTGGCTCAGCACCGCTCGGGTTCGTTCGTCGGGATCGGGATCGACGAGGGGGCCGCGCTGGAGATCGAGGACGACAGCTACCGGGTGTCCTCGGCGCGAGGCGGCGCGGTCTGGATGTACGAGGCGACGGGTCCCGCCGTCGCTCAGCCGGGCAGACCACTCTCGCTGGACGGCATACACCGCGTGCGGCTGGCGGACGGAGCCTCGGGCCGCTGGCCCTTCCTGTTCGAGGAGGCGGAGGGCGTTCAGGAGCTCGTGGTGGAGGAGGGGGTGGTCCGCGTCGATGCGGGGAGCGGCGCGGGAGCGGGCTGA
- a CDS encoding aspartate aminotransferase family protein, with product MVTRELIERQRASIFPCVKPLYDEPLVLVEAEGVRATGADGREYLDLFAGILTTSIGHCHPRVVEAVQDQVARLGHTSNLYVTEPYVAAAERLTGLAPAGLDQVMFTNSGTEAIETAVMLAQMHTRRSEIIGLRLGYSGRSTLATSLTGQAQWKPLPAMAPIRHAIAPYPYRHADGDNVDRYIDELVEVIETTTTGRPAALLAETIQGVGGYIVPPPGYHKRAAEVIRAYGGVFICDEVQAGLGRTGNRWFGIEHWEVEPDIMVVAKGVANGFPVGGTLAREEIAAAWTGLTFSTYGGSPVSMVAARATMDVMVEENTPARSAARGRQMREGLEALQRDYPWIGDVRGMGLMIALELVEDPGTKKRSARLGKALLEAAREEGVLIGLGGMGGHVIRIGPSMLITRQEVAEGMERLGRACARVEAGRQAD from the coding sequence GTGGTAACGCGGGAACTGATCGAGCGCCAGCGCGCCTCCATCTTCCCCTGCGTAAAGCCGTTGTACGACGAGCCCCTAGTGCTCGTGGAGGCAGAGGGCGTGCGGGCCACGGGCGCCGATGGGCGTGAATACCTCGACCTGTTCGCCGGCATCCTCACCACCTCGATCGGGCACTGTCATCCGCGGGTCGTCGAGGCCGTGCAGGACCAGGTCGCGCGCCTGGGCCACACCTCGAACCTCTATGTGACGGAGCCCTACGTGGCCGCGGCCGAGCGGCTCACCGGTCTCGCCCCCGCCGGCCTCGACCAGGTCATGTTCACCAACAGCGGCACCGAGGCCATCGAGACCGCGGTCATGCTGGCCCAGATGCATACCCGGCGCAGCGAGATCATCGGCCTGCGGCTCGGCTATTCCGGGCGCAGCACGCTGGCGACGAGCCTGACCGGCCAGGCCCAGTGGAAGCCGCTTCCCGCGATGGCCCCGATCCGGCACGCCATCGCGCCGTATCCCTACCGGCATGCCGACGGCGACAACGTCGACCGCTACATCGACGAGCTGGTCGAGGTCATCGAGACGACGACCACCGGGCGGCCCGCCGCCCTCCTCGCCGAGACCATCCAGGGGGTGGGAGGCTACATCGTACCGCCGCCGGGATACCACAAGCGCGCGGCCGAGGTGATCCGCGCGTACGGAGGCGTGTTCATCTGCGACGAAGTCCAGGCCGGGCTGGGGCGCACCGGCAACCGCTGGTTCGGCATCGAGCACTGGGAGGTCGAGCCGGACATCATGGTGGTCGCAAAGGGGGTGGCGAACGGCTTCCCCGTGGGCGGCACGCTGGCCCGCGAGGAGATCGCTGCGGCCTGGACGGGCCTCACCTTCTCCACCTACGGGGGCAGCCCGGTGTCCATGGTGGCCGCGCGGGCGACCATGGACGTGATGGTCGAGGAAAACACCCCCGCCCGCTCCGCCGCGCGTGGACGCCAGATGCGCGAAGGGCTGGAAGCGCTCCAGCGCGACTACCCGTGGATCGGCGACGTGCGCGGAATGGGGCTCATGATCGCCCTGGAGCTGGTGGAAGATCCGGGCACCAAGAAGCGCAGCGCCAGGCTCGGCAAGGCGCTTCTGGAGGCCGCGCGCGAGGAGGGCGTGCTCATCGGCCTCGGGGGCATGGGGGGGCACGTAATCCGCATAGGCCCATCCATGCTGATCACCCGGCAGGAGGTGGCGGAAGGGATGGAGCGGCTGGGCCGGGCCTGCGCGCGGGTGGAGGCGGGGAGACAGGCCGACTGA
- a CDS encoding CoA-acylating methylmalonate-semialdehyde dehydrogenase, whose amino-acid sequence MSADTASIDASPRPISNYVAGRWTAPSGTGSLPVTNPTTGEPLGRVPLSTGADVDTAVAAATAAFPAWRRTPPVERARVFFRLKHLLEEHKESLARSLVIEHGKNLDECRGELQRGIENVEHACGIPTLMMGDVLEDVAPGIDCEAIRQPLGVFAVVSPYNFPVMIPLWFWPYAVAAGNTVVLKPSEQDPITHQRVVDLAEQAGLPPGVLNVVHGDREAVTALLEHPGIAGVSFVGSSEVARILYRKAGAAGKRVQALGGAKNHMIVLPDADYDLVADAVVSSIFGSAGQRCLAGSVVVGVADAYANIRERILDRSASLRVGNGLEDGVDMGPVISARHRDRVMGYIDSGVKDGASLVMDGRGARVPGYPDGNWVGPTIFEDVHPDMAIGKDEIFGPVMGMSKADSVEDAIELMHRSEYGNATSIFTTSGRAAREFRYHAGISMIGVNIGVAAPMAFFPFGGSRGSFFGDLKAQGRDSVEFFTDKRVVITRW is encoded by the coding sequence ATGTCCGCCGATACCGCCTCCATCGACGCCTCCCCCCGGCCCATCTCCAACTATGTCGCGGGCCGGTGGACGGCACCGTCGGGCACCGGGTCGCTGCCGGTAACCAATCCCACCACCGGTGAGCCGCTGGGACGGGTGCCGCTTTCCACGGGAGCGGACGTGGACACCGCCGTGGCCGCGGCCACGGCTGCGTTCCCGGCATGGCGCCGCACCCCTCCGGTCGAGCGGGCGCGAGTGTTCTTCCGCCTGAAGCATCTCCTCGAAGAGCACAAGGAGTCGCTGGCCCGCTCCCTGGTCATCGAACACGGGAAGAACCTGGACGAGTGCAGGGGCGAGCTGCAGCGGGGCATCGAGAACGTCGAACACGCCTGCGGCATCCCCACGCTGATGATGGGCGACGTGCTCGAGGACGTGGCCCCGGGCATCGACTGCGAGGCCATCCGGCAGCCGCTGGGCGTCTTCGCCGTGGTCTCCCCGTACAACTTCCCCGTGATGATCCCGCTCTGGTTCTGGCCGTACGCCGTGGCCGCGGGCAACACGGTGGTGCTCAAGCCCAGCGAGCAGGATCCGATCACACACCAGCGGGTGGTCGACCTGGCCGAGCAGGCCGGGCTGCCCCCCGGCGTCCTCAACGTCGTGCACGGGGACCGTGAGGCCGTGACCGCCCTGCTCGAGCATCCCGGCATCGCCGGGGTCTCCTTCGTGGGATCGAGCGAGGTGGCGCGCATCCTGTACCGGAAGGCCGGCGCGGCCGGCAAGCGCGTGCAGGCGCTCGGCGGGGCCAAGAACCACATGATCGTGCTCCCGGACGCGGACTACGACCTGGTGGCGGACGCGGTGGTGTCGTCGATCTTCGGCTCGGCGGGGCAGCGCTGCCTGGCGGGCAGCGTCGTGGTGGGGGTGGCCGACGCCTACGCGAACATCCGCGAGCGGATTCTCGACCGCTCGGCGTCGCTGCGCGTGGGCAACGGGCTCGAGGACGGGGTGGACATGGGGCCGGTGATCTCCGCCCGCCACCGCGACCGGGTGATGGGCTACATCGACAGCGGCGTGAAGGACGGCGCCTCGCTGGTGATGGACGGGCGCGGCGCGCGGGTGCCCGGTTACCCCGACGGCAACTGGGTCGGCCCGACCATCTTCGAGGACGTGCATCCCGACATGGCCATCGGCAAGGACGAGATATTCGGGCCGGTGATGGGGATGTCCAAGGCCGATTCCGTGGAGGACGCCATCGAGCTCATGCACCGGAGCGAGTACGGCAACGCCACCTCGATCTTCACGACGAGCGGGCGCGCGGCGCGCGAGTTCCGCTACCACGCCGGCATCAGCATGATCGGCGTCAACATCGGCGTGGCGGCGCCGATGGCCTTCTTCCCCTTCGGCGGGTCGCGCGGCTCCTTCTTCGGCGACCTCAAGGCCCAGGGCCGCGACTCCGTCGAGTTCTTCACCGACAAGCGCGTGGTGATCACGCGGTGGTAA